One part of the Pantanalinema sp. genome encodes these proteins:
- a CDS encoding ATPase, T2SS/T4P/T4SS family, with translation MASRLILVFGAKGGLGRSVLAGNLAVAIARRTKRATALWDLDWMGGGSQASYLDLDPAPGTWADVIRGAKPLDEALAEHESGVSLLAAPPVGETLVPRAADVASIARELSRDHELVVVDTSFPNLGHEAMVALFDMASVVLLIVTPDITTLNASKAVLDQARALRFPMEKIHVVLNRAGSVDELSAEDIADHLERPLMAQVPSSGAVVVSLNRGEPIVLKQPSHPVSAGILQLGARALALPATNLESAAKGVLSRVTERSVTQAAASSAPSSAPQAQANTAGEVTALVPHRAPVVDPVLVELRREVHRELVEALKRFNLSLEYLADPKRKGEIREKVLEVTAEILDQLEDVPLRNRAERVAFINTIADEAVGFGPLERFLADPAVTEVMVNGHQTIYVERGGKLTRTPDTFTDEKQLRVVIDRIVAPIGRRVDESSPMCDARLPDGSRVNVIIPPLALTGSTITIRKFPNYRLGIDDLVKYGSLNADMAHFLKCSILAKLNVFISGGTGSGKTTLLNVLSGFIPSDERIVTIEDAAELKLHQDHVISLESRPPNLEGTGAIAIRDLVRNSLRMRPDRIIVGEVRGGEALDMLQAMNTGHDGSLATGHANSPRDALSRLETMVLMGGVELPSRAIREQIASAIQIIVQISRLKDGSRKITRISEVAGMESDTIVMQDLFAYDQETVDAQGRVVGQFRYTGLVPDAADQFARVGLKFGAGGMSLSS, from the coding sequence ATGGCTTCCCGTTTGATCCTGGTCTTCGGCGCAAAGGGTGGGCTCGGGCGCTCGGTCCTCGCGGGTAACCTCGCGGTCGCGATCGCCCGGCGCACCAAGCGCGCGACCGCCCTCTGGGACCTGGACTGGATGGGTGGCGGCTCGCAGGCCTCCTACCTGGACCTGGACCCGGCGCCCGGCACCTGGGCGGACGTGATCCGCGGCGCGAAGCCCCTCGACGAGGCCCTGGCCGAGCACGAGTCGGGCGTGTCGCTGCTCGCGGCTCCTCCGGTCGGCGAGACCCTCGTCCCGCGCGCGGCGGACGTCGCCTCGATCGCCCGCGAGCTTTCGCGCGACCACGAACTCGTCGTGGTCGATACCAGCTTCCCGAACCTCGGCCACGAGGCGATGGTCGCCCTCTTCGACATGGCGAGCGTCGTGCTCCTGATCGTCACCCCGGACATCACCACCCTCAACGCCTCCAAGGCCGTTCTCGACCAGGCGCGGGCGCTGCGCTTCCCCATGGAGAAGATCCACGTGGTCCTCAACCGCGCGGGCAGCGTGGACGAGCTGAGCGCCGAGGACATCGCCGACCACCTGGAGCGCCCCCTCATGGCGCAGGTGCCCTCGAGCGGCGCGGTCGTCGTCTCGCTCAATCGGGGCGAGCCCATCGTGCTCAAGCAGCCCAGCCACCCCGTCTCTGCGGGCATCCTGCAGCTCGGCGCCCGGGCGCTCGCGCTGCCTGCGACCAATCTCGAGAGCGCCGCCAAGGGGGTGCTCTCGCGCGTCACCGAGCGCAGCGTCACGCAGGCGGCGGCCTCCAGCGCGCCTTCGAGCGCGCCGCAAGCCCAGGCGAATACCGCGGGCGAGGTGACGGCGCTCGTGCCCCATCGGGCCCCCGTGGTCGACCCGGTGCTCGTGGAGCTGCGGCGCGAGGTCCACCGGGAGCTGGTGGAGGCGCTCAAGCGCTTCAACCTGAGCCTGGAGTACCTGGCCGACCCCAAGCGCAAGGGCGAGATCCGCGAGAAGGTGCTGGAGGTGACGGCCGAGATCCTCGACCAGCTCGAGGACGTGCCGCTTCGCAACCGCGCCGAGCGCGTGGCCTTCATCAACACGATCGCCGACGAGGCGGTGGGCTTCGGGCCGCTGGAGCGCTTCCTGGCGGACCCGGCGGTCACCGAGGTCATGGTCAACGGTCACCAGACCATCTACGTCGAGCGCGGCGGCAAGCTGACCCGCACCCCGGACACCTTCACCGACGAGAAGCAGCTCAGGGTCGTCATCGACCGCATCGTGGCGCCCATCGGCCGGCGCGTGGACGAGAGCTCGCCCATGTGCGACGCGCGCCTGCCGGACGGCTCACGCGTCAACGTCATCATCCCGCCCCTGGCGCTCACGGGCTCGACCATCACCATCCGAAAGTTTCCGAACTACCGGCTCGGCATCGACGACCTGGTCAAGTACGGCTCCTTGAACGCCGACATGGCGCACTTCCTCAAGTGCAGCATTCTCGCCAAGCTCAACGTCTTCATCTCGGGCGGTACCGGGTCCGGTAAGACCACGCTCCTGAACGTGCTCTCGGGCTTCATCCCCAGCGACGAGCGCATCGTGACCATCGAGGACGCCGCCGAGCTCAAGCTCCACCAGGACCACGTCATCTCGCTGGAGAGCCGGCCGCCCAACCTGGAAGGGACCGGGGCGATCGCCATCCGCGACCTGGTTCGCAACTCCCTGCGCATGCGCCCCGACCGCATCATCGTGGGTGAGGTGCGCGGCGGCGAGGCCCTGGACATGCTCCAGGCCATGAACACCGGCCACGACGGCAGCCTCGCCACCGGCCACGCCAACAGCCCCCGCGACGCCCTGTCGCGCCTCGAGACCATGGTCCTGATGGGCGGCGTGGAGCTGCCGAGCCGCGCCATCCGCGAGCAGATCGCAAGCGCCATCCAGATCATCGTGCAGATCTCGCGCCTCAAGGACGGCTCGCGCAAGATCACGCGCATCTCGGAGGTCGCAGGGATGGAGAGTGACACGATCGTCATGCAGGACCTCTTCGCCTACGACCAGGAGACCGTCGATGCGCAGGGCCGCGTGGTCGGTCAGTTCCGCTACACGGGCCTGGTGCCCGACGCCGCCGATCAGTTCGCCCGGGTGGGCCTGAAGTTCGGCGCGGGCGGCATGTCGCTTTCCTCGTAG
- a CDS encoding pilus assembly protein N-terminal domain-containing protein: MLLAWALPAQAIAPDIVIRMGQTIVYTVPEGVDRVAVGDGEVLGVQQLGGQSKDLLISAKKPGFTNFLVWPSPVRGADGRMIQGAVRNYNIEVLTYRRPEMVAVRVKVLEVSRSESGKTGVDWSDAVSWTEAPPNSPFRVGLPMRSSLLEAQLNMMVQNRKAKLLAQPTLLTMSGESAKFLSGGEIPIPLILNNSSSIEWKPFGVKLDVTPRVEGADTMVLKVRPEVSRIDQANAIKLPNISVPAVATRWTETFMQLKSGESIVVSGLLSDEDEETVTGVPILSSIPFLGEAFKYRESRKNHTELVFLLTPTIVNNPASMPENEYGKR; the protein is encoded by the coding sequence TTGTTGCTCGCATGGGCCTTGCCGGCTCAGGCGATCGCCCCGGACATCGTGATCCGCATGGGCCAGACCATCGTGTACACGGTTCCCGAAGGGGTCGATCGCGTGGCGGTCGGCGACGGCGAGGTGCTGGGCGTCCAGCAGCTCGGAGGCCAGAGCAAGGACCTGCTGATCAGCGCCAAGAAGCCCGGCTTCACCAACTTCCTGGTGTGGCCCTCGCCCGTCAGAGGCGCCGACGGCCGCATGATCCAGGGGGCGGTGCGCAACTACAACATCGAGGTCCTGACCTACCGCCGCCCCGAGATGGTGGCGGTGCGGGTCAAGGTGCTCGAGGTCAGCCGCTCCGAGTCCGGCAAGACCGGCGTGGACTGGAGCGACGCGGTCTCGTGGACCGAGGCCCCGCCCAACTCGCCCTTCCGGGTCGGGTTGCCCATGCGCTCCTCGCTGCTCGAAGCGCAGCTCAACATGATGGTCCAGAACCGCAAGGCCAAGCTGCTCGCGCAGCCCACCCTGCTCACCATGAGCGGCGAGAGCGCCAAGTTCCTCTCGGGCGGCGAGATCCCCATCCCCTTGATCCTCAACAACAGCTCCTCGATCGAGTGGAAGCCCTTCGGCGTCAAGCTGGACGTGACGCCGCGCGTCGAGGGGGCCGACACCATGGTCCTCAAGGTGCGCCCCGAGGTCTCGCGCATCGACCAGGCGAACGCGATCAAGCTGCCCAACATCTCGGTGCCGGCCGTCGCGACCCGCTGGACCGAGACCTTCATGCAGCTCAAGAGCGGCGAGAGCATCGTCGTCTCGGGCCTTCTGTCGGACGAGGACGAGGAGACGGTCACGGGCGTGCCCATCCTCTCGAGCATCCCCTTCCTCGGCGAGGCCTTCAAGTACCGCGAGAGCCGCAAGAACCACACCGAGCTGGTCTTCCTGCTGACGCCGACCATCGTGAACAACCCGGCGTCCATGCCCGAGAACGAGTACGGGAAGCGCTAG
- the cpaB gene encoding Flp pilus assembly protein CpaB, with amino-acid sequence MANLRDKLREQPPEPPEDGLRQPRVAKKAVTKHLVAKAKSRSGTAARVGAKAKTRAKAKAAPRPSLLDGLDVNRKLLFAALGIAALAGLIAVTYLSDLEDGFAKGHTMVEVYVPSEDLPARKQLDSSVVTTVKFPKKLLPEGAILDEKDLEGKITLAPVVKGEILHKKRIAPPSAATGVAPKLRANERGFLFVPDGANDIALVKPDDYVDLTATIQTPTGFLSTKVAQRVRVMSVGNRFSNAVAATEEEASAAYGDLLTLAVPSNKVALLAALKEQGNLSLSLREQGDASVTPPEISEAELVRYVLGKVPVAQAPRPAPVKVVPRTVVVREPAPRPRPVATARPVAPRPDRVEIFSGTTLIQSKKNQ; translated from the coding sequence ATGGCAAACCTGCGCGATAAGCTGCGCGAGCAACCACCGGAGCCGCCCGAAGACGGCCTCCGGCAGCCGCGCGTCGCGAAGAAGGCCGTCACCAAGCACCTGGTGGCCAAGGCCAAGTCCCGCTCGGGGACCGCCGCGCGGGTCGGAGCCAAGGCCAAGACCCGCGCGAAGGCCAAGGCCGCCCCCAGGCCCTCGCTGCTCGACGGGCTGGACGTCAATCGCAAGCTCCTGTTCGCGGCCCTCGGCATCGCGGCCCTCGCGGGCCTGATCGCCGTCACCTACCTCTCGGACCTCGAGGACGGCTTCGCGAAGGGCCACACGATGGTCGAGGTCTACGTCCCCTCCGAGGACCTGCCCGCCCGCAAGCAGCTCGACTCGTCGGTCGTCACGACCGTGAAGTTCCCCAAGAAGCTCCTGCCCGAGGGTGCCATCCTCGACGAGAAGGACCTCGAGGGCAAGATCACCCTGGCCCCGGTCGTGAAGGGCGAGATCCTCCACAAGAAGCGCATCGCGCCCCCTTCGGCCGCGACCGGCGTGGCCCCCAAGCTTCGCGCCAACGAGCGCGGCTTCCTCTTCGTGCCGGATGGTGCCAACGACATCGCCCTGGTCAAGCCCGACGACTACGTGGATTTGACGGCGACCATCCAGACGCCGACCGGCTTCCTCTCGACCAAGGTCGCCCAGCGGGTGCGGGTGATGTCGGTCGGCAACCGCTTCTCGAACGCGGTGGCTGCCACCGAGGAAGAGGCGAGTGCTGCCTACGGCGACCTGTTGACCCTCGCGGTGCCCTCCAACAAGGTGGCGCTTCTGGCCGCGCTCAAGGAGCAGGGCAACCTGAGCCTCTCGCTGCGCGAGCAGGGAGACGCCTCGGTCACGCCGCCCGAGATCTCGGAGGCCGAGCTGGTGCGCTACGTGCTGGGCAAGGTGCCCGTGGCCCAGGCGCCTCGCCCGGCGCCGGTGAAGGTGGTGCCGCGCACGGTCGTCGTCCGCGAGCCGGCCCCGCGGCCCCGGCCGGTCGCCACGGCTCGCCCCGTCGCGCCCAGGCCCGATCGCGTCGAGATCTTCAGCGGCACGACGCTGATCCAGTCGAAGAAAAATCAGTAA
- a CDS encoding TadE/TadG family type IV pilus assembly protein — protein MIGSPHPRPRPTGGRGGLQRGQAMVEAGLLLPLLVFMLLAVAFIGFGIYERQNVLIASRFAAREASINATAGGINDKLMGVGVLKEAANGADRATYARKVLGTSRAVDAAAPTWRYESVAPRKVMKEATPLGIYARAYTAKDPTGKFGIGFVMYGQRITSKAGWFESVGTGANEGARLVTGKSGKIWDGMGVRAEAYMPGELPVRMPVGAKVGLVDLNPWIKEVLEAPLSP, from the coding sequence TTGATTGGATCCCCCCACCCCCGACCCCGCCCCACCGGGGGGCGGGGGGGACTCCAGCGGGGGCAGGCGATGGTCGAGGCGGGGCTGCTCTTGCCCCTGCTCGTCTTCATGCTGCTGGCGGTCGCCTTCATCGGGTTCGGGATTTACGAGCGCCAGAACGTGCTCATCGCGAGCCGCTTCGCGGCGCGCGAGGCCTCGATCAACGCCACCGCGGGCGGCATCAACGACAAGCTGATGGGCGTCGGCGTCCTCAAGGAGGCCGCCAACGGCGCCGATCGCGCCACCTACGCCCGCAAGGTGCTGGGCACGTCCCGCGCGGTGGATGCCGCCGCCCCCACCTGGCGCTACGAGAGCGTGGCCCCGCGCAAGGTCATGAAGGAGGCGACCCCCCTCGGGATCTACGCCCGCGCCTACACGGCCAAGGATCCCACCGGCAAGTTCGGCATCGGCTTTGTCATGTACGGCCAGCGCATCACCTCCAAGGCGGGCTGGTTCGAGTCGGTCGGCACCGGCGCCAACGAGGGCGCCAGGCTCGTCACGGGCAAGTCCGGCAAGATCTGGGACGGCATGGGCGTGCGGGCCGAGGCCTACATGCCGGGCGAGCTGCCCGTGCGGATGCCCGTCGGCGCCAAGGTCGGCCTGGTGGATCTCAACCCCTGGATCAAGGAGGTCCTCGAGGCGCCGCTCTCGCCGTGA
- a CDS encoding pilus assembly protein TadG-related protein has product MRRALSIRRLAREEDGQALIYVALVLAVLVTVLFALFDLGRLTTAKIQAQNGADAAALAAVSVKVSVHHTRELAYLAMTEQGLRARVELLHALGNLNNEAEFQRRLARASGYVKRVEKLRDRLVEYNTWVDQAGPEIVADAARMAYVANIQGMNDHLSTGAAIDAQNVRAFDDQQALRENTTQQQFIGAVNYPNEGLGKQKGGGKSFVEVVPKYQGSNWSLFGVKTGESAVDVPAWASAGYVSSEEIEKDPAAKGQALKIGAFGLRWYSPRLVRTGQKHNGSFGGPNAGGGIVSEH; this is encoded by the coding sequence ATGCGCCGCGCGCTCTCGATCCGGCGCCTCGCCCGTGAAGAGGATGGCCAGGCCCTCATCTACGTCGCCCTGGTCCTGGCGGTGCTCGTGACGGTGCTGTTCGCGCTCTTCGATCTGGGACGCCTCACCACCGCCAAGATCCAGGCCCAGAACGGGGCGGACGCGGCGGCGCTCGCCGCCGTCTCGGTCAAGGTCAGCGTCCACCACACCCGCGAGCTCGCCTACCTTGCCATGACCGAGCAGGGCCTCCGCGCGCGGGTCGAGTTGCTGCACGCCCTGGGCAACCTCAACAACGAGGCGGAGTTCCAGCGGCGCCTCGCACGCGCCAGCGGCTACGTCAAGCGGGTCGAGAAGCTCCGGGATCGCTTGGTGGAATACAACACCTGGGTCGACCAGGCCGGCCCCGAGATCGTGGCTGACGCGGCCCGCATGGCCTACGTCGCCAACATCCAGGGAATGAACGATCACCTGAGCACCGGGGCTGCGATCGACGCCCAGAACGTCCGGGCCTTCGACGACCAGCAGGCCCTGCGCGAGAACACGACCCAGCAGCAGTTCATCGGGGCGGTCAACTACCCCAACGAGGGCCTGGGCAAGCAGAAGGGCGGCGGCAAGAGCTTCGTCGAGGTCGTGCCCAAGTACCAGGGCTCCAACTGGTCGCTCTTCGGCGTCAAGACCGGCGAGAGCGCGGTGGACGTGCCCGCCTGGGCCTCGGCGGGCTACGTCTCCAGCGAGGAGATCGAGAAGGATCCTGCGGCCAAGGGGCAGGCGCTCAAGATCGGGGCCTTCGGGCTCAGGTGGTACTCGCCGCGCCTGGTGCGGACGGGACAGAAGCACAACGGCAGCTTCGGCGGACCGAACGCGGGAGGCGGCATTGTCTCTGAGCACTAG
- a CDS encoding TadE/TadG family type IV pilus assembly protein: MRLRGRALRDESGQSLVEFAIVLPILLVLTFGTIQLGIFLQRQITLTGASFLAARAATVGGRDGVAFDAPAKEVLSAYGEESEQPWIKAIAEGSDGQVTIKTEETERLIRLTAVKDNKEWNEGLAAFSRMLGAGTPPKVGQMGGTIAINREYVRGKGARSAAQADSNQMVEYQADLGPINGISNATRPVTDAIRGAFDKVGLGDQAVGMVGVFTFSPLQAVGPNPGGDIYMPGRSKAAVYASSDNETLPTAFTKQSTQLVESLRNAPLALGSLQKATIAIQDPLMKAGLEGFLYGVRRIADAADRTIVGLDVIDSQVFGVTKRGE, from the coding sequence ATGAGGCTACGGGGGCGCGCGCTCAGGGACGAATCCGGCCAGAGCCTGGTCGAGTTCGCGATCGTGCTGCCGATCCTGCTCGTGCTCACCTTCGGCACCATCCAGCTCGGCATCTTCCTCCAGCGCCAGATCACCCTGACGGGGGCGAGCTTTCTGGCGGCTCGCGCGGCCACGGTCGGCGGCCGCGACGGCGTCGCCTTCGACGCGCCCGCCAAGGAGGTGCTGAGCGCCTACGGCGAGGAGTCCGAGCAGCCCTGGATCAAGGCGATCGCCGAGGGCAGCGACGGGCAGGTCACGATCAAGACCGAGGAGACCGAGCGGCTCATCAGGCTGACCGCCGTCAAGGACAACAAGGAGTGGAACGAGGGCCTCGCGGCCTTCTCGCGCATGCTGGGCGCCGGCACGCCGCCCAAGGTCGGCCAGATGGGCGGGACGATCGCCATCAACCGCGAGTACGTGCGGGGCAAGGGGGCAAGGTCCGCCGCCCAGGCCGACAGCAACCAGATGGTCGAGTACCAGGCGGATCTGGGGCCGATAAACGGCATCAGCAACGCGACGAGACCCGTCACCGATGCCATCCGGGGCGCGTTCGACAAGGTGGGGCTCGGGGATCAGGCGGTAGGCATGGTGGGGGTGTTCACCTTCAGCCCCTTGCAGGCGGTGGGGCCCAACCCGGGCGGCGACATCTACATGCCCGGCCGCTCGAAGGCCGCGGTCTACGCCTCGTCGGACAACGAGACCCTTCCCACTGCCTTCACCAAGCAATCCACGCAGCTTGTGGAGAGCCTCAGGAACGCTCCCTTGGCGCTTGGCTCGCTCCAGAAGGCGACGATCGCCATCCAGGACCCGCTCATGAAAGCTGGCCTCGAGGGCTTCCTGTACGGCGTCAGGCGGATTGCGGATGCGGCGGATAGAACCATCGTGGGGCTGGATGTCATCGACTCCCAGGTCTTCGGTGTCACCAAGAGGGGCGAGTGA
- a CDS encoding prepilin peptidase produces MLLVAVYTDWRWHRIYNWLTFPAFFAGLVLSLVMGGVPGLLSSLAGAGIALAVFLFLYLFAKMGAGDLKLMVAIGAWIGYPLILVALVDVALAGGVISLLFALRYGALMKVLRNIYFFMLSLFTPGAKPDAMLGTSALPPFPYGVAIAAGTLIALFYPHLPTFFGR; encoded by the coding sequence GTGTTACTGGTGGCCGTCTATACCGACTGGCGCTGGCACCGGATCTACAACTGGCTGACCTTTCCCGCCTTCTTCGCGGGCCTCGTCCTGAGCCTCGTCATGGGCGGGGTGCCGGGGCTGCTTTCGAGCCTCGCGGGGGCCGGAATCGCCCTGGCCGTCTTCCTCTTCCTCTACCTCTTCGCCAAGATGGGGGCCGGTGACCTCAAGCTGATGGTCGCCATCGGCGCATGGATCGGTTATCCCCTGATCCTGGTCGCCCTGGTGGACGTGGCGCTGGCGGGCGGGGTCATCTCGCTGCTCTTCGCCCTGCGCTACGGGGCGCTGATGAAGGTCCTGCGCAACATCTACTTCTTCATGCTGAGCCTCTTCACCCCGGGAGCGAAGCCCGACGCCATGCTCGGCACGAGCGCGCTGCCGCCCTTCCCTTACGGGGTCGCGATCGCGGCGGGCACCCTGATCGCCCTGTTCTACCCGCACCTGCCCACTTTCTTCGGGAGGTAG
- a CDS encoding Flp family type IVb pilin has product MELIAKLIREEEGQSMVEYGLIVAVVALVCAGTYKVLGEKINGMIEKLGKSVDAMSKNIK; this is encoded by the coding sequence ATGGAACTGATCGCCAAGCTCATCCGCGAAGAAGAAGGCCAGTCGATGGTCGAGTACGGTCTGATCGTCGCCGTTGTCGCCCTGGTTTGCGCCGGCACCTACAAGGTTCTCGGTGAGAAGATCAACGGCATGATCGAGAAGCTCGGCAAGAGCGTCGATGCCATGTCCAAGAACATCAAGTAA
- a CDS encoding DNA alkylation repair protein yields the protein MSTRTPQAWIMAIERIFREEASIDRATHEKAYLKSDLVFIGITVPRIRLAAKDFRRTFPRLAQDEVRDAARMLWAPGVHELRSLAIAIVELYVPRLDDGAFAQVEAMLRESVTWAHVDWLAVKVAGPLVDRHPRREAILEAWSEDTNFWMRRAAMLALLEPLRAGQGDFETFSRFAEKMLDEKEFFIRKAIGWVLREVSKKRPDLTCQFLDAHHARASGLTLREASRQLPEAQRARFVRPRG from the coding sequence GTGTCCACGCGCACGCCTCAGGCCTGGATCATGGCTATCGAGCGCATCTTCCGGGAAGAGGCGTCGATCGACCGCGCGACCCACGAGAAGGCCTACCTCAAGAGCGATCTCGTGTTCATCGGGATCACGGTCCCCCGCATCCGACTGGCGGCCAAGGACTTTCGGCGGACCTTCCCTCGCTTGGCGCAGGACGAGGTGCGAGATGCGGCGCGCATGCTGTGGGCGCCGGGTGTTCACGAGCTGCGATCGCTTGCGATCGCCATCGTGGAGCTGTACGTTCCTCGCCTCGACGACGGGGCCTTCGCCCAGGTGGAGGCCATGCTGCGCGAATCCGTCACCTGGGCGCATGTGGACTGGCTCGCCGTGAAGGTCGCAGGGCCGCTCGTCGATCGCCATCCGCGCCGCGAGGCCATCCTCGAGGCGTGGTCGGAGGATACCAACTTCTGGATGCGCAGGGCAGCCATGCTCGCCCTGCTGGAACCCTTGCGCGCAGGACAAGGCGACTTCGAGACCTTCTCCCGCTTTGCCGAGAAGATGCTCGACGAGAAGGAGTTCTTCATCCGCAAGGCGATCGGCTGGGTGCTTCGCGAGGTCTCGAAGAAGCGCCCGGATTTGACCTGTCAGTTCCTCGACGCGCACCATGCGCGTGCCTCGGGCCTCACGCTGCGCGAGGCGAGCAGGCAATTGCCCGAGGCGCAGCGTGCGCGGTTTGTCCGTCCGCGTGGCTAA
- a CDS encoding Flp family type IVb pilin — protein sequence MELIAKLIREEEGQSMVEYGLIVAVVALVCAGTYKVLGEKINGMIEKLGKSVDAMSKNIK from the coding sequence ATGGAACTGATCGCCAAGCTCATTCGTGAAGAAGAAGGCCAGTCGATGGTCGAGTACGGTCTGATCGTCGCCGTTGTCGCCCTGGTTTGCGCCGGCACTTACAAGGTCCTCGGTGAGAAGATCAACGGCATGATCGAGAAGCTCGGCAAGAGCGTCGATGCCATGTCCAAGAACATCAAGTAA
- a CDS encoding Flp family type IVb pilin: protein MELIAKLIREEEGQSMVEYGLIVAVVALVCAGTYKVLGEKINGMIEKLSKSVDAMSKNIK, encoded by the coding sequence ATGGAACTGATCGCCAAGCTCATCCGTGAAGAAGAAGGCCAGTCGATGGTCGAGTATGGTCTGATCGTCGCCGTTGTCGCCCTGGTTTGCGCCGGCACCTACAAAGTCCTCGGTGAGAAGATCAACGGCATGATCGAGAAGCTCAGCAAGAGCGTCGATGCCATGTCCAAGAACATCAAGTAA
- a CDS encoding Flp family type IVb pilin produces the protein MELIAKLIREEEGQSMVEYGLIVAVVALVCAGTYKVLGEKINGMIEKLSKSVDAMSKNIK, from the coding sequence ATGGAACTGATCGCCAAGCTCATCCGCGAAGAAGAAGGCCAGTCGATGGTCGAGTACGGTCTGATCGTCGCCGTTGTCGCCCTGGTTTGCGCCGGCACCTACAAGGTCCTCGGTGAGAAGATCAACGGCATGATCGAGAAGCTCAGCAAGAGCGTCGATGCCATGTCCAAGAACATCAAGTAA
- a CDS encoding SRPBCC family protein, translated as MTTQILAASLATAIAGALLVAQPARAEEDPFGTISDKEQAQIDRGDIIIQVEKTSNALKHFRAVGQVKAPAARVFAAFTDYDRYPEIFKLKETQILSRKGNVLNVRAVLGLPWPIGDRWVTNATALSPETLSFSYHRIEGTILEYDGTIEVVPKGPKLCQVYYAAKGDPGIPLMPAWLLNRFQESLLPDSIRRVREHLNAN; from the coding sequence ATGACCACCCAGATCCTCGCCGCCTCCCTCGCGACCGCGATCGCCGGTGCGTTGCTGGTGGCGCAACCCGCCCGCGCCGAAGAGGATCCCTTCGGGACCATCAGCGACAAAGAGCAGGCGCAGATCGATCGAGGCGACATCATCATCCAGGTCGAGAAGACGAGCAACGCGCTCAAGCACTTCCGGGCCGTCGGACAGGTCAAGGCGCCCGCCGCCAGGGTCTTCGCGGCCTTCACCGATTACGATCGCTACCCCGAGATCTTCAAGCTCAAGGAAACCCAGATCCTGAGCCGCAAGGGCAACGTCCTGAACGTGCGCGCGGTCCTGGGGCTGCCCTGGCCCATCGGGGACCGGTGGGTCACCAACGCCACCGCCCTCTCGCCCGAGACCCTTTCCTTCTCCTATCACCGGATCGAAGGCACCATCCTCGAGTACGACGGCACCATCGAGGTGGTCCCGAAGGGGCCCAAGCTCTGCCAGGTGTACTACGCGGCAAAGGGCGATCCCGGCATCCCGCTCATGCCGGCATGGCTGCTCAACCGATTTCAGGAGAGCCTGCTGCCCGACTCGATCCGCCGGGTGCGAGAGCACCTCAACGCCAATTGA